A genome region from Littorina saxatilis isolate snail1 linkage group LG16, US_GU_Lsax_2.0, whole genome shotgun sequence includes the following:
- the LOC138950512 gene encoding uncharacterized protein, which yields MADQTRLDAWWRASLERNEGGDPAMDTATYTQLVARFSIPLTTVELFLSRQPRLQLWTQGHLVHAVGMEHGRPMTCIALFPQQFQVLEEPPDDDDVDVRILWGPTGTSKSIVLIIKGFFLLRKGCATVFVLQTSDDGAAAAYLVGHQVRETAGQGAGSVQLVNMAGVGEKDWSGQYQWTEEGKKKVQAWVEELCQHAQTHGRVHILADEAECDVIAEIYRALKQRHVRFTLWAAGVKLRVPADMERYVRKLTQPLRSPPAVVREVEQADDMKDGTVPAYTRPPVSAPCDGPPVLTVDHYADYYSDRQGHEGVFPWRCARCGELVADMLRDLRVGCDDNAPHGQGGLTYSDVFVLGDMLCDTDTPDDDPDSPAPFIRGLESRGVPTRKVAHNDTAAVRQLAEMTSGPTQRAAGRGRDEAVTVANQNTVWGLERHVVVYLDSGFGADSTGRLRSMSRSTAQVIWVKGVRK from the exons ATGGCTGACCAGACAAGGCTCGACGCGTGGTGGAGGGCAAGCTTGGAACGGAATGAGGGCGGGGACCCTGCCATGGATACAGCTACCTACACACAGTTGGTTGCCAG ATTCTCCATACCACTGACAACGGTTGAGCTATTCCTCAGCAGACAGCCAAGACTACAGCTGTGGACCCAGGGCCATCTTGTTCACGCTGTTGGAATGGAGCATGGTCGACCAATGACATGCATCGCTCTGTTCCCGCAGCAGTTTCAAGTCTTGGAGGAGCCGCCAGACGACGACGACGTCGACGTGAGGATCCTCTGGGGCCCGACGGGCACTTCAAAAAGCATAGTCTTGATAATAAAAGGTTTTTTTCTGCTGAGGAAGGGCTGCGCCACAGTCTTCGTTCTTCAGACGAGTGATGATGGCGCTGCTGCTGCTTACCTTGTGGGTCATCAGGTGAGAGAGACTGCCGGACAGGGAGCCGGCAGCGTGCAGCTCGTCAACATGGCGGGGGTAGGGGAGAAAGACTGGAGCGGACAGTATCAGTGGACAGAGGAAGGCAAGAAGAAAGTGCAGGCCTGGGTGGAGGAGCTGTgtcaacacgcacagacacacggacgCGTGCACATCCTGGCCGATGAGGCTGAGTG tgacgtCATCGCAGAGATCTACCGGGCGTTAAAACAACGACACGTCCGGTTCACCTTGTGGGCAGCAGGCGTTAAGCTACGTGTACCTGCCGACATGGAGCGTTACGTCCGCAAACTGACACAGCCCCTGAGAAGCCCACCTGCTGTGGTGAGAGAGGTGGAGCAGGCTGACGATATGAAGGATGGAACGGTCCCGGCCTACACCAGGCCGCCAGTGTCCGCACCGTGCGACGGCCCACCTGTCCTGACGGTTGATCACTATGCTGATTACTACAGTGACAGACAGGGACATGAGGGTGTCTTCCCATGGCGGTGTGCACGGTGCGGGGAGCTGGTGGCAGACATGCTGCGAGATCTTCGTGTCG GTTGCGATGACAACGCTCCCCACGGGCAGGGCGGCCTCACCTACAGCGACGTCTTTGTGCTGGGTGACATGCTCTGTGACACAGACACGCCGGATGATGACCCTGACTCACCAGCACCCTTCATCCGGGGCCTCGAGTCACGCGGCGTCCCCACCCGTAAGGTGGCTCATAACGACACAGCGGCCGTTAGACAACTGGCTGAAATGACATCGGGTCCCACACAGAGAGCGGCAGGTAGGGGTCGAGACGAGGCGGTGACGGTGGCCAATCAGAACACAGTATGGGGCTTGGAGAGACACGTCGTCGTCTACCTGGACAGTGGGTTTGGTGCTGACAGTACCGGCCGCCTGAGATCCATGTCGCGGTCCACGGCCCAGGTGATCTGGGTGAAGGGTGTTAGGAAATAG